A single Nostoc sp. PCC 7107 DNA region contains:
- a CDS encoding cupin domain-containing protein → MSNAVQIFKTSLLGYNGKQKSEDTAIAVKGELMSNGQIKYNPFPYNSINDRIIHFEGMENVSLPDDLEFVPYQPEVRKGVDIHKIFSLVDQDPQGPDAAILRYEPGAFIALHEHIGYEMVLVLSGDYIENGVTFLPGSLILRSPGTFHTMASVNGCTILATRYIKVKQRPDLWNEFASGNEDVKPVES, encoded by the coding sequence ATGTCAAACGCAGTTCAAATCTTTAAAACTTCTCTCTTAGGTTATAACGGCAAACAAAAAAGTGAAGATACAGCGATCGCTGTCAAAGGTGAATTGATGAGTAATGGACAAATAAAATACAATCCATTTCCCTATAACTCAATTAACGACAGAATAATTCATTTCGAGGGAATGGAAAATGTTTCCTTACCAGATGATTTAGAGTTTGTACCTTATCAGCCAGAAGTGAGAAAAGGTGTTGATATTCACAAAATATTTAGTCTGGTAGACCAAGATCCTCAAGGCCCTGATGCGGCAATTCTCCGATATGAACCCGGTGCATTTATTGCTCTGCATGAACATATTGGTTATGAAATGGTTTTGGTATTATCCGGCGATTATATAGAAAATGGTGTGACTTTCTTGCCTGGCTCGTTAATCCTGCGCTCTCCTGGGACGTTTCATACAATGGCTTCTGTTAATGGCTGCACGATTTTGGCTACACGTTATATCAAAGTTAAGCAACGTCCTGATTTATGGAATGAGTTTGCTTCAGGTAATGAAGATGTTAAGCCTGTGGAAAGCTAG
- a CDS encoding TetR/AcrR family transcriptional regulator, with the protein MISQNLSGNANKKILETASRLFYEQGYHVTGINQVIAEAGVAKASFYHHFSSKEELCIAYLQKRHQDWFSWLQQQVEQHEDNQERLLSLFTFLECWLPNSNFRGCAFLNIASEFPAPDSKIRLLVINHKSVLQDYIRQLVDRLNISTTNNHTVMLADLIYLLFEGVITTSQIYRSTQSIQTARAAVKQLIS; encoded by the coding sequence ATGATTTCACAAAATTTATCTGGTAATGCTAATAAAAAAATCCTAGAAACCGCATCTAGACTGTTTTACGAGCAAGGCTATCATGTGACTGGAATTAATCAAGTAATTGCGGAAGCAGGGGTAGCCAAAGCAAGTTTTTATCACCATTTTTCCTCTAAAGAAGAGTTGTGCATAGCATACTTGCAGAAGCGTCATCAAGATTGGTTTTCTTGGTTGCAGCAACAAGTTGAACAACATGAAGATAACCAAGAACGTTTGTTAAGCCTATTTACTTTTTTAGAATGCTGGTTGCCCAATAGCAATTTTAGAGGCTGTGCTTTTTTAAACATCGCTTCAGAATTTCCCGCACCAGATAGCAAAATTCGACTCTTGGTCATCAATCACAAAAGTGTTTTGCAAGATTACATTCGGCAACTTGTTGACAGATTGAATATTTCCACCACCAACAATCACACAGTAATGTTGGCGGATTTAATCTATCTTCTGTTTGAAGGAGTAATTACAACAAGTCAAATTTATCGGTCAACACAGTCTATTCAAACTGCACGAGCAGCAGTTAAGCAGTTAATCAGTTAA
- a CDS encoding BON domain-containing protein — protein MSWLKRLFGLEKPQNAQVNPAPQPVPQAATAAPTATQSMPPERIGLNGEYDQSGLAKRVALAFDQDQQLDDIETLWVAQTGGTVVLKGKVPSQDILNKMVSVASSVNGATAVDTAQVQIG, from the coding sequence ATGAGTTGGTTAAAAAGATTATTCGGTTTGGAAAAACCACAAAATGCACAAGTCAATCCGGCTCCGCAACCAGTACCGCAAGCTGCTACTGCTGCGCCTACAGCAACTCAATCTATGCCACCAGAACGGATCGGATTGAATGGCGAATATGACCAAAGTGGATTGGCCAAGCGGGTGGCATTAGCATTTGATCAAGATCAGCAGCTTGATGACATAGAGACACTTTGGGTTGCTCAGACTGGTGGAACTGTAGTTCTCAAAGGTAAAGTTCCTAGCCAGGATATTCTCAACAAGATGGTTTCTGTCGCCAGCTCTGTCAATGGTGCTACAGCAGTTGATACAGCCCAAGTCCAAATAGGCTAG
- a CDS encoding HPP family protein encodes MVKQSNSIAGGNRKAASWIHFLQKFQGDNTKLPPKHSAKAIMLAWLGGFLAISAVAILSNTFSVALVLGSFGASCVLVFGFPDAAFSQPRNILGGHFLSSLIGLICLTLFGATWWSVAIAVGTAIAVMMMTRTTHPPAGSNPVIIYLTKPAWSFLLFPTVFGAVVLIVVALLYNNFTREGRYPKYW; translated from the coding sequence ATGGTTAAACAATCAAATAGCATTGCAGGTGGTAATAGAAAAGCAGCGTCTTGGATACATTTTTTGCAGAAGTTCCAAGGAGATAATACAAAACTACCTCCTAAGCATTCGGCTAAAGCAATAATGCTTGCTTGGTTAGGGGGATTTCTGGCAATTAGTGCGGTAGCGATTCTCTCGAATACATTTTCTGTTGCACTTGTACTAGGTTCTTTTGGAGCGTCCTGCGTTCTGGTGTTTGGGTTTCCAGATGCAGCTTTTTCACAACCGCGAAATATTCTTGGCGGTCATTTTTTGAGTTCTTTAATTGGGTTGATATGTCTGACGCTGTTTGGTGCAACGTGGTGGTCAGTTGCTATAGCTGTTGGGACTGCGATCGCTGTGATGATGATGACTCGAACCACTCATCCACCCGCAGGCTCTAACCCAGTGATTATTTACCTGACAAAACCAGCATGGAGTTTTCTGCTGTTTCCCACTGTTTTTGGGGCAGTAGTTTTAATTGTTGTGGCTCTTCTCTACAATAATTTTACCCGCGAAGGTAGATACCCGAAATATTGGTGA
- a CDS encoding O-antigen ligase: protein MLWEIFLGVGLIATLASPFPWRSLFGQEQMGDGLLYWLLIAIFALSNNLLLRQQPQLARSQLQGLVIGGVILAISIFPQTINWRIDYTATSGQLLRDNILASTIFQNQQPIGLYSHRGHASFVLAGVAVITLIGWRWRWICTRDAVIASILIIPALLLTQTRAGILAFLVAGVYWFYQSGINKKVARFILCAVLVALLFIGAVSSTRQLEALNQFNFDNTTKVLKQLTSDRLYLWELSARGISQRPLLGWGMNGFGTAYPHIINSHWLKITRLGEFTFDYQNSDGQRKTQALITVKAHNLILDTILSVGVLGLVVYLVLLGFCLWLVIKSPYQGIETVAVAYIVFTFTWFECAQFTYIVWWALSFFGISSVCEKITP, encoded by the coding sequence TTGTTATGGGAAATATTTCTCGGAGTTGGGTTAATTGCAACTCTCGCTAGTCCTTTCCCCTGGCGTTCCCTATTCGGTCAAGAACAGATGGGTGATGGTTTGCTTTACTGGTTACTCATCGCCATCTTCGCCCTCAGCAATAACCTACTACTCAGACAGCAACCACAACTAGCCCGTTCTCAACTGCAAGGTTTAGTAATTGGCGGTGTCATCCTAGCAATTAGCATTTTCCCACAAACTATTAACTGGCGCATCGACTACACCGCCACCAGTGGACAATTACTCAGAGATAATATTCTGGCGAGTACCATCTTTCAAAATCAGCAACCAATTGGCTTGTATTCCCATCGTGGTCACGCTTCATTTGTTTTAGCAGGAGTAGCAGTTATTACCCTTATCGGCTGGCGCTGGCGGTGGATTTGTACTCGTGATGCTGTGATAGCTAGTATTTTGATTATCCCAGCCTTGCTGCTTACCCAGACTAGGGCAGGGATATTAGCTTTTTTGGTAGCTGGAGTTTACTGGTTTTACCAGTCAGGTATTAACAAAAAAGTAGCCAGATTTATACTTTGCGCCGTGTTGGTGGCTTTGTTGTTTATCGGTGCAGTTTCATCGACTCGCCAGCTTGAAGCACTCAATCAATTCAACTTTGATAACACTACCAAGGTTCTCAAACAACTTACCTCTGACAGACTGTATTTGTGGGAATTATCAGCGCGTGGTATTAGTCAACGCCCATTACTAGGTTGGGGTATGAATGGCTTTGGGACTGCTTATCCACATATCATCAATTCTCATTGGTTGAAAATTACTCGTTTAGGTGAGTTTACTTTCGACTATCAAAATTCGGATGGACAGCGTAAGACACAAGCACTCATCACCGTGAAAGCACACAATTTAATTTTAGATACTATTTTATCTGTAGGTGTTTTGGGACTAGTTGTTTACTTGGTGCTGTTAGGATTTTGTCTGTGGCTAGTTATCAAGTCACCCTACCAAGGTATCGAAACAGTAGCAGTAGCCTATATCGTGTTTACTTTTACTTGGTTTGAATGCGCTCAATTTACGTATATAGTTTGGTGGGCGTTGAGTTTTTTTGGAATTTCTAGTGTGTGTGAAAAAATTACGCCCTAG
- a CDS encoding iron-containing redox enzyme family protein, with product MFNWNKVEKSSVKSNAVQTNPKEVLKQDIYPIEQVEQLAHEAFQNKGGLAWQKIQFLLFELNLRLMREGYGLGTARGLRDFQLRHVIEQVEQQYLPEEQLAPELSTVETFMPWLKERISQHRVNHHPLFELFDRDDLTDEEVRYFLANYRVNMQRFHLHVAAFSLIVPFEMREELYHNLHDEFGQGNFAEAHPNLFEPLMNYFGGAKEEDINPETCNLLNTKMNLCWFADGLHYGIGGMGALELAIPLQQRRILAHLRRRGMSEQMVKFFVVHCELDEDHGEGWFAAGMPHMQTPEDLQKVFSSAMRMLEARAGVYDGILKGILQRRSQADTLASAA from the coding sequence ATGTTTAACTGGAATAAAGTTGAAAAATCATCAGTAAAATCTAACGCTGTACAAACAAATCCCAAAGAAGTATTGAAACAAGACATATACCCCATCGAGCAAGTTGAACAGTTAGCACATGAAGCTTTTCAAAATAAAGGTGGTCTTGCTTGGCAGAAAATTCAGTTCCTTTTGTTTGAACTCAACTTGCGCTTAATGCGAGAAGGTTATGGCTTAGGAACTGCGCGTGGTCTGAGAGATTTTCAACTCCGCCATGTTATTGAACAAGTTGAACAGCAATATTTACCCGAAGAACAACTTGCTCCTGAACTCTCTACAGTTGAAACTTTTATGCCTTGGTTGAAAGAACGGATTAGCCAACATCGCGTTAACCACCACCCACTATTTGAACTGTTTGACCGTGATGATTTGACCGATGAAGAAGTTCGTTACTTCCTCGCTAATTACCGAGTTAATATGCAGCGCTTCCACCTGCACGTTGCTGCTTTTAGCTTAATTGTGCCTTTTGAAATGCGCGAAGAACTCTATCACAATCTGCATGACGAATTTGGTCAAGGAAATTTTGCTGAAGCTCACCCCAATTTATTTGAACCCCTGATGAATTATTTTGGTGGAGCTAAAGAAGAAGATATTAACCCGGAGACTTGTAACCTGCTGAATACCAAGATGAACCTCTGCTGGTTTGCTGATGGACTGCATTACGGTATTGGTGGTATGGGAGCTTTAGAATTGGCAATTCCTCTACAACAGCGCCGAATTTTGGCACACTTGCGCCGTCGAGGGATGAGTGAACAGATGGTGAAATTCTTTGTTGTTCACTGCGAACTAGATGAAGACCACGGTGAAGGTTGGTTTGCTGCTGGAATGCCTCACATGCAAACTCCAGAAGACTTGCAAAAAGTATTCTCCAGCGCTATGCGGATGCTCGAAGCGAGAGCGGGAGTCTATGACGGTATTCTCAAAGGTATTTTGCAACGTCGTAGCCAAGCTGACACACTAGCTTCTGCTGCCTAA
- the infC gene encoding translation initiation factor IF-3 → MPVIEKKRTRDLPQINERIRFPKIRVIDTDGSQLGIITPQEALQLAEEKELDLVLLSDKADPPVCRIMDYGKYKFEQEKKAREARKKQHTADVKEVKMRYKIEEHDYNVRVKQAERFLKDGDKVKATVMFRGREIQHSDLAEDLLKRMATDLEPFGEVQQAPKKEGRNMMMLISPKK, encoded by the coding sequence ATGCCTGTGATTGAGAAAAAAAGAACTCGCGATCTGCCCCAAATTAACGAGAGAATTCGCTTCCCGAAAATTAGAGTCATTGATACTGATGGCTCCCAACTAGGAATTATCACTCCTCAGGAAGCATTACAACTAGCAGAAGAAAAAGAGTTAGATTTGGTGCTGCTGAGTGATAAGGCTGACCCGCCAGTTTGCCGAATTATGGACTACGGGAAATACAAATTTGAACAGGAGAAGAAGGCGCGGGAAGCCCGGAAAAAGCAGCACACGGCTGATGTCAAGGAAGTCAAGATGCGCTACAAAATCGAAGAACACGATTACAACGTGCGTGTGAAACAAGCAGAGCGCTTCTTGAAAGATGGTGATAAAGTCAAAGCTACTGTTATGTTTCGGGGTCGAGAAATTCAACACAGTGACTTAGCAGAAGATTTACTCAAGCGTATGGCGACAGATCTTGAACCTTTTGGAGAAGTGCAACAAGCACCGAAAAAAGAGGGAAGAAATATGATGATGTTGATTTCGCCGAAGAAATAA
- a CDS encoding alpha/beta fold hydrolase, with protein sequence MTTAIHWQQRVGNQRDWVWRGWQTRYTYIRPSANYHNSTPLILLHGFGASIGHWRHNLEVLGEYHTVYALDMLGFGASEKAPANYSIELWVEQVYEFWRAFIRQPAVLIGNSNGSLISLAAAAAHPDMVQGIVMMSLPDPSLEQEAIPAVLRPIVKTIKNIVASPLVLQPVFKFVRQPSVLRRWASLAYANPEAITDELIEILAGPPQDRGSARAFSALFKAAIGVNFSPSVKAVLPTLKIPILLIWGQKDRFVPPVLATRFAQYNEKLELLNLENVGHCPHDECPEQINQALLDWMIRCFGDRQC encoded by the coding sequence TTGACCACAGCGATACACTGGCAACAGCGAGTTGGCAATCAGCGGGACTGGGTTTGGCGCGGCTGGCAGACTCGTTATACCTACATCCGCCCTAGCGCAAATTATCATAACTCAACGCCCTTAATTTTGCTACATGGGTTTGGTGCTTCTATTGGGCATTGGCGGCATAACTTAGAAGTTTTGGGTGAATATCATACAGTTTATGCCCTAGATATGCTGGGTTTTGGCGCTTCGGAAAAAGCCCCAGCAAATTACAGCATAGAATTATGGGTCGAGCAGGTATACGAATTCTGGCGAGCATTTATCCGCCAACCCGCTGTATTAATTGGCAATTCTAATGGTTCCTTGATTTCCTTAGCAGCAGCAGCGGCTCACCCTGATATGGTGCAAGGCATTGTGATGATGAGTTTGCCTGACCCATCATTAGAACAAGAAGCAATACCTGCTGTTTTGCGCCCAATTGTAAAAACTATCAAAAATATTGTTGCTTCGCCGTTGGTATTGCAGCCAGTATTTAAGTTTGTGCGTCAACCCAGTGTCTTACGGCGCTGGGCGAGTTTGGCTTATGCAAATCCTGAAGCTATTACCGATGAACTGATAGAAATTTTGGCTGGCCCTCCTCAAGACCGAGGCTCGGCGCGGGCTTTTAGTGCCTTATTTAAAGCGGCGATCGGGGTTAATTTTAGTCCCAGTGTTAAAGCTGTATTGCCAACATTGAAAATTCCCATCCTCTTAATTTGGGGACAAAAAGACCGATTTGTTCCGCCTGTATTGGCTACTCGATTTGCTCAATACAATGAAAAATTAGAACTACTCAATTTAGAGAATGTAGGCCATTGTCCTCACGATGAGTGTCCAGAACAGATTAACCAAGCCCTTTTAGATTGGATGATTCGATGTTTTGGCGATCGCCAGTGTTGA
- a CDS encoding LysR family transcriptional regulator: protein MDLYQIKYFLTVVEAGGFTKAAERLFISQPSLSVGIKKLEQELGVTLFERGGRRAILTHAGKHFLEKAQAILHEYESALSELKNFQKQEKNLKIGVLRTIRIDNLSRLIATFRDKYPAVALELCDGNLEELRTWLELGEIDLAITVLGNNEDAKTSVSLFQQRRLLAVPKTHPLAEKETITLGELDGVPYIERINCELWGESRKWFESEGIQPHVVYKADHEEWVVSLVSAGLGVTIMPEWQGLADIKYIPIANANLDRLVGLVWRAKQDSEVVNVFRSFAVNHHWEL from the coding sequence ATGGATCTTTATCAGATTAAATACTTTCTGACGGTCGTTGAGGCGGGTGGATTTACCAAAGCCGCAGAACGTCTATTTATCTCTCAGCCTTCTTTATCGGTAGGAATTAAAAAACTAGAACAAGAGTTAGGCGTAACATTATTTGAGCGTGGAGGACGACGCGCTATCTTGACCCATGCTGGAAAGCATTTTTTAGAAAAAGCCCAAGCTATCCTGCACGAATATGAATCAGCTTTGAGCGAATTGAAAAACTTTCAAAAACAGGAGAAAAATCTCAAAATAGGTGTGTTGCGTACTATTAGAATTGATAATTTATCACGACTAATTGCCACCTTTCGAGATAAATATCCGGCTGTGGCATTGGAATTATGCGATGGTAATTTAGAAGAATTAAGAACCTGGCTAGAGCTAGGCGAAATTGATTTAGCAATTACAGTATTAGGTAACAATGAAGATGCTAAAACTTCTGTGTCTTTGTTCCAACAGCGTCGCCTATTAGCTGTACCAAAAACCCATCCTTTAGCAGAAAAGGAAACAATTACTTTAGGAGAATTGGATGGAGTACCTTATATTGAACGGATAAATTGTGAACTTTGGGGTGAATCACGCAAATGGTTTGAATCGGAAGGTATTCAACCCCATGTTGTTTATAAAGCAGATCATGAAGAGTGGGTAGTATCTTTAGTTTCTGCTGGTTTAGGAGTAACCATTATGCCAGAGTGGCAAGGTTTAGCAGATATTAAATATATTCCCATCGCTAATGCTAATTTGGATCGCTTGGTGGGTCTTGTATGGAGAGCGAAACAAGACTCTGAGGTGGTAAATGTATTCCGCTCTTTTGCTGTAAATCATCATTGGGAATTATAG
- a CDS encoding AMP-binding protein: MQHYYTPLSPTTFLERSGQAFANRTAIASPNTKVTYAQLLHRSRCLAQVLKRLGVEYGDRVALLSENNQQTIEAHFSIPAVGAVIVALNPWLAVQDIGFQLDYCEAKVLIIDAAFSEKILLYSQLAFDHLQKIIVINGATNPAYSGYLDYETCLAGENGDFRLDQTIVDELDPICINFTSGTTGRPKGVMSSHRAAYLNALGQALMIGLNRSSKYLWLLPMFHVNGWGHMWVNVAVGATQIILPGDQIRDASTVCQAVAGYKITHLSGAPRLVRSLAFVPGDKAAFDGLTITTGGAAPAPTLIERLDEMGVKLIHQYGLNETFGPYTVCEEQEDWQELSPASRALKRGRQGVATIHAGTGLRVVDATSQDVPWDGSTLGEVIVAGNTVATGYYNNPEATAKAFCNGWFHTGDVAIIHPDGYLEIRDRMKDLIYVETEYGWENISSIEIENVLCQHEQVRDAAVIGISPEELGRNSTLLVAFIEVWESQSITKEDLRRFCESRLSAYKQPEVFFFTDLPKTATGKVRKDVLVKEALNLSELKV, translated from the coding sequence ATGCAACATTACTATACACCTTTGAGTCCCACTACTTTTTTAGAACGCAGTGGTCAAGCATTTGCAAATCGTACTGCGATCGCTTCCCCAAATACAAAAGTCACTTACGCCCAACTATTACACCGTTCTCGTTGTTTAGCACAAGTCTTAAAGCGTTTGGGAGTTGAATATGGCGATCGCGTAGCCCTTTTATCAGAAAATAATCAACAGACTATCGAAGCTCACTTCAGTATCCCAGCCGTTGGTGCTGTGATTGTTGCCCTCAATCCTTGGTTGGCGGTGCAAGATATCGGCTTTCAGTTGGACTATTGCGAAGCTAAAGTCTTAATTATCGATGCTGCCTTCAGTGAGAAAATTCTGCTGTACTCTCAACTGGCTTTTGATCACTTACAAAAAATTATCGTCATCAATGGTGCGACAAATCCTGCTTATTCTGGTTATCTCGACTACGAAACTTGTCTAGCAGGTGAAAATGGCGATTTCAGGTTAGATCAAACAATTGTTGATGAATTAGATCCTATCTGCATTAACTTTACTTCTGGTACGACTGGCCGTCCCAAAGGAGTTATGTCCAGTCACCGTGCTGCTTACCTCAATGCACTAGGCCAGGCATTGATGATTGGACTGAATCGCTCCTCTAAATACCTCTGGTTACTGCCGATGTTCCATGTGAATGGCTGGGGTCATATGTGGGTAAACGTGGCTGTGGGAGCCACACAAATTATTCTACCAGGTGATCAAATTCGTGATGCTTCTACGGTGTGTCAAGCAGTTGCTGGGTATAAAATTACTCACTTATCGGGTGCGCCTCGCTTGGTGCGATCGCTTGCTTTTGTACCAGGGGACAAAGCCGCATTTGACGGGCTAACAATCACTACAGGCGGTGCTGCACCTGCACCCACCTTAATCGAAAGATTAGATGAAATGGGTGTCAAACTGATTCATCAATATGGTTTAAATGAAACCTTCGGCCCATACACAGTTTGTGAAGAACAAGAAGACTGGCAAGAATTGTCTCCTGCTAGTCGCGCCCTAAAACGTGGTCGCCAAGGAGTTGCCACCATCCATGCCGGCACAGGATTGCGTGTGGTTGATGCCACCAGTCAAGATGTTCCCTGGGATGGTTCTACTTTGGGTGAAGTTATTGTTGCAGGTAACACAGTCGCTACAGGCTATTACAACAATCCAGAAGCCACTGCCAAAGCCTTTTGCAATGGATGGTTTCATACAGGTGATGTGGCAATTATCCATCCAGATGGCTATCTGGAAATTCGAGACCGGATGAAGGACTTAATCTATGTAGAAACAGAATACGGTTGGGAAAATATTTCTTCTATTGAGATTGAGAATGTGTTGTGTCAGCACGAACAGGTGCGAGATGCTGCCGTCATTGGTATTTCACCCGAAGAACTAGGCAGAAACAGCACTCTACTGGTAGCTTTTATTGAAGTATGGGAATCGCAATCGATTACTAAAGAAGATTTGCGCCGTTTTTGTGAATCTCGACTGTCTGCTTACAAGCAACCTGAAGTGTTTTTCTTTACCGATTTGCCCAAGACTGCAACAGGCAAGGTTCGTAAGGATGTATTAGTCAAAGAAGCACTAAATTTATCCGAATTGAAAGTTTAA
- a CDS encoding spondin domain-containing protein — MVNPRKTVSKLIATAIASASVLTIASTASAASLKITVENLAPQGGTLVTPLWFGLHDGTFDPFNEGQALLIPSFERLVEDGLTAPISASFAASGAGTVQGTVFGGLERPVAPISPGATVSTIINIDDSILNTPYFSYAAMVIPSNDAFFANDDPFEHRLFDAQGNFIATSFEIFGSEVYDAGTEVNDENPINTAFLQQPAPNTGTTEGGVVRIHDGFRPAGTGGVLDASRPFRGQTINFANADFKAPGYRVARITIERVPEPSTLAILPLTALFLLFGKARRLRSKVS; from the coding sequence ATGGTAAATCCACGTAAAACTGTATCGAAGTTAATAGCAACTGCGATCGCATCAGCTTCAGTGCTAACAATCGCATCAACAGCAAGCGCCGCATCTTTAAAAATTACTGTGGAAAACTTAGCACCACAAGGTGGTACTCTCGTCACCCCTTTATGGTTTGGCTTACACGATGGCACTTTTGATCCGTTCAACGAAGGTCAAGCCCTACTAATACCATCTTTTGAGCGTTTAGTTGAAGATGGTTTGACCGCACCGATTTCTGCTTCTTTCGCTGCTAGTGGTGCTGGTACTGTCCAAGGTACAGTTTTTGGTGGTCTTGAGCGTCCAGTTGCGCCCATTAGTCCAGGCGCAACAGTATCAACAATCATCAACATTGATGACAGTATCTTGAATACCCCCTACTTTAGCTATGCTGCAATGGTAATCCCTAGCAATGATGCCTTCTTTGCTAATGATGATCCTTTTGAACATAGGTTATTTGATGCTCAAGGTAACTTCATCGCCACCAGCTTCGAGATTTTTGGCTCAGAAGTTTATGATGCTGGTACAGAAGTAAATGACGAAAACCCAATTAACACTGCATTTCTCCAGCAACCAGCCCCAAATACTGGTACAACTGAAGGTGGAGTAGTCAGAATTCATGATGGATTTAGACCAGCTGGTACTGGTGGTGTCCTAGATGCAAGTAGACCTTTTAGAGGTCAAACGATTAATTTTGCCAACGCAGACTTCAAAGCCCCTGGCTATCGCGTTGCGCGGATTACAATCGAAAGAGTACCTGAGCCATCCACATTAGCCATACTTCCATTGACTGCTCTCTTTCTGCTGTTTGGTAAAGCGCGGCGTTTACGTTCAAAAGTATCTTAA
- a CDS encoding carboxymuconolactone decarboxylase family protein — MARFVAVDPAQATSPAKELLDQVQAQLGITPNMMRTMANSPAVLQGYLSFSGALAGGELSVQLREQIALAVAEANSCEYCASAHTAIGKMVGLDDSNISTSLLSLSDDPKVDAALKFARTIVVNQGEVSDDQINHLCHAGYSDAQILEIIANVVLNIFTNYFNNIAQTVVDFPKVELTSKKVGIN; from the coding sequence ATGGCAAGATTTGTAGCCGTTGATCCTGCACAAGCCACAAGCCCAGCCAAAGAACTGTTAGATCAAGTACAAGCCCAACTCGGCATCACCCCCAATATGATGCGAACAATGGCTAACTCACCAGCAGTATTGCAAGGATACTTAAGTTTCAGTGGTGCTTTGGCTGGCGGAGAGTTAAGCGTGCAGCTACGTGAGCAAATTGCATTAGCTGTAGCCGAAGCTAATAGCTGTGAATACTGCGCCTCTGCCCACACCGCGATCGGCAAAATGGTAGGATTGGATGACAGTAACATTAGTACTAGCCTCCTCTCTTTGTCAGATGATCCAAAAGTAGACGCAGCCTTAAAATTTGCACGGACAATCGTTGTCAACCAAGGTGAAGTTAGCGATGACCAAATTAATCACCTGTGCCATGCTGGTTATAGCGATGCACAAATTCTCGAAATTATTGCCAACGTAGTACTGAATATCTTCACCAACTACTTTAACAATATTGCTCAAACAGTAGTTGATTTTCCCAAAGTTGAATTGACTAGCAAAAAAGTAGGCATTAATTAA
- the ilvN gene encoding acetolactate synthase small subunit, with protein MKHTLSVLVEDEAGVLSRISSLFARRGYNIESLAVGQAEQGGVSRITMVVAGDDRIIEQITKQLYKLVNVLKVQDITETPCVERELMLLKVNANSTHRSEVIELAQIFRARVVDVAEDFLTLEVVGDPGKMVAIVQVLQKFGLREIARTGKIALTRESGVNTELLKSLEAKV; from the coding sequence ATGAAACATACTCTTTCTGTTCTAGTAGAAGACGAAGCGGGTGTTCTTTCCCGCATTTCTAGTTTGTTTGCCCGCCGTGGCTATAACATAGAAAGCCTTGCTGTTGGCCAAGCGGAGCAAGGAGGAGTGTCCCGCATTACGATGGTTGTGGCTGGTGATGATCGCATAATCGAGCAAATCACCAAACAACTATACAAGCTGGTTAATGTGCTTAAAGTTCAGGATATTACAGAAACTCCCTGTGTAGAGCGAGAATTAATGCTTTTGAAAGTGAATGCCAATAGCACTCATCGTTCAGAAGTTATTGAACTGGCTCAGATTTTCCGAGCGCGGGTTGTCGATGTAGCAGAAGATTTTCTTACCTTGGAAGTGGTGGGAGACCCAGGAAAAATGGTAGCGATTGTGCAGGTGCTACAAAAATTTGGTCTTAGGGAAATAGCCCGGACTGGTAAAATAGCCCTAACTCGTGAGTCTGGTGTGAATACTGAGTTGCTCAAATCTTTGGAAGCAAAGGTCTAG